In a genomic window of Microterricola viridarii:
- the rpsC gene encoding 30S ribosomal protein S3, which yields MGQKVNPYGFRLGITTDHVSRWFSDSTKPGQRYRDFVAEDVKIRRMLSTSLDRAGVSRIEIERTRDRVRVDIHTARPGIVIGRRGAEAERIRADLEKLTKKQIQLNILEVKNPEADAQLVAQGIAEQLSARVAFRRAMRKGLQGAQRTPAVKGVRIQVSGRLGGAEMSRSEFYREGRVPLHTLRANIDYGFYEAKTTFGRIGVKVWIYKGDITNKELAREQANQKSSRPERRDDRPRRAPRAEAQAPVAAGVEA from the coding sequence ATGGGTCAGAAAGTAAACCCCTATGGCTTCCGTCTGGGAATCACCACCGACCACGTGTCGCGTTGGTTCTCTGACAGCACGAAGCCCGGGCAGCGTTACCGCGACTTCGTCGCGGAAGACGTCAAGATCCGTCGCATGCTGAGCACCTCGCTCGACCGTGCCGGCGTTTCGCGCATCGAGATCGAGCGCACCCGTGACCGTGTCCGCGTCGACATTCACACCGCCCGTCCGGGCATCGTGATCGGTCGTCGTGGTGCAGAGGCCGAGCGCATCCGCGCCGACCTCGAGAAGCTCACGAAGAAGCAGATCCAGCTGAACATCCTCGAGGTCAAGAACCCCGAGGCCGACGCTCAGCTCGTTGCTCAGGGCATTGCCGAGCAGCTCTCCGCACGTGTGGCCTTCCGCCGCGCAATGCGTAAGGGCCTGCAGGGCGCTCAGCGGACCCCCGCAGTCAAGGGTGTTCGTATCCAGGTCTCCGGCCGCCTCGGCGGCGCCGAGATGAGCCGCTCGGAGTTCTACCGCGAAGGCCGTGTGCCCCTGCACACCCTGCGCGCGAACATCGACTACGGCTTCTACGAGGCAAAGACCACCTTCGGCCGCATCGGCGTGAAGGTCTGGATCTACAAGGGTGACATCACCAACAAGGAACTCGCTCGCGAGCAGGCGAACCAGAAGTCGTCGCGCCCCGAGCGTCGTGACGACCGCCCGCGCCGTGCACCCCGTGCAGAGGCACAGGCGCCGGTCGCAGCAGGAGTTGAGGCATAA
- the rplP gene encoding 50S ribosomal protein L16, whose translation MLIPRKVKHRKQHHPGRSGQATGGTKVSFGEFGIQALTPAYVTNRQIESARIAMTRHIKRGGKVWINIYPDRPLTKKPAETRMGSGKGSVEWWVANVKPGRVLFEVAGVPETLAREALTRAIHKLPLKARIIKREEGDA comes from the coding sequence ATGTTGATTCCACGTAAAGTCAAGCACCGCAAGCAGCACCACCCGGGTCGTAGCGGCCAGGCCACCGGTGGCACCAAGGTTTCCTTCGGTGAGTTCGGTATCCAGGCCCTGACCCCCGCTTATGTGACCAACCGTCAGATCGAGTCCGCTCGTATCGCCATGACGCGTCACATCAAGCGTGGCGGAAAGGTGTGGATCAACATCTACCCTGACCGTCCGTTGACCAAGAAGCCGGCCGAAACCCGCATGGGTTCCGGTAAGGGTTCCGTCGAGTGGTGGGTCGCTAACGTCAAGCCGGGCCGCGTGCTCTTCGAGGTTGCCGGTGTCCCCGAGACACTGGCCCGCGAGGCACTGACCCGTGCAATTCACAAGCTGCCCCTCAAGGCACGCATCATCAAGCGCGAGGAGGGCGACGCATAA